A genome region from Nocardia sp. NBC_00565 includes the following:
- the tnpB gene encoding IS607 family element RNA-guided endonuclease TnpB yields the protein MKKFEPRPGFVVQAYRYALDPNAGQEHTLRSHCGAARAAYNWAVSWVSASWSQRRAEQSYGISEAELTDWRPWSLPALRKAFNQVKHTDLRFASWWAENSKESYSTGLANAAIAFDNYAKSARGQRRGARMGLPRYKSKHTAPLACRFTTGTIRVDADRHHVTLPRLGTIRTHESTRKLQRRIENGTARVLSATVQHARGRWFVSFQVEVERETTRPGRPDVTVGVDLGVTTLAVTADSDGGVRYFPNPKHYDTNLKRLRRLSRRVSRRRGPDRRTRGQPSKRWRKADAERNRVHHRVANLRSDAVHKLTTAITAEYGTVVVEDLNVAGMLRNRRLARKIADAGFGEIRRQITYKSEWNSGAVHVADRWFPSSKTCSGCGAVKAKLPLHVRVFTCDECPLVLDRDVNAARNLAALAAQCTTGSGVAADLGASAPNPRGADRKTRATASSRTAISGRAGGETPQSRTQARDRHQDTTAHVPR from the coding sequence GTGAAAAAATTTGAGCCTCGACCGGGTTTCGTGGTGCAGGCGTACCGGTATGCCCTGGACCCGAACGCAGGTCAGGAACATACGCTGCGCTCGCATTGTGGTGCGGCTCGCGCCGCCTACAACTGGGCGGTGTCGTGGGTGTCGGCGTCGTGGTCCCAACGCAGGGCCGAGCAGTCCTACGGCATTTCCGAGGCTGAGCTGACCGACTGGCGTCCGTGGTCGCTGCCTGCCCTGCGGAAGGCGTTCAACCAGGTCAAGCACACCGATCTGCGGTTCGCGTCCTGGTGGGCCGAGAACTCCAAGGAGTCGTATTCCACCGGTTTGGCCAACGCCGCGATCGCGTTCGACAACTACGCGAAATCCGCACGGGGACAACGACGGGGCGCACGGATGGGGCTGCCGCGCTACAAGTCCAAGCACACAGCACCATTGGCGTGCCGGTTCACCACCGGAACCATCCGCGTCGACGCCGACCGCCATCATGTGACGCTGCCGAGGCTCGGAACCATCAGGACACACGAATCCACCCGCAAGCTTCAACGCCGCATCGAGAACGGCACCGCACGGGTCCTGTCGGCGACTGTCCAGCATGCGCGGGGACGGTGGTTCGTGTCGTTCCAGGTCGAGGTCGAGCGGGAGACAACCCGACCGGGCCGCCCTGATGTCACGGTCGGTGTGGATCTGGGTGTGACGACGCTCGCGGTCACAGCTGACTCCGACGGTGGGGTCCGGTACTTCCCGAACCCGAAGCACTACGACACCAACCTGAAGCGTCTGCGGCGTCTCTCTCGCCGCGTGTCGCGGCGCCGAGGCCCGGACCGGCGCACCCGAGGGCAGCCCTCGAAACGTTGGCGTAAAGCTGACGCGGAACGTAACCGGGTGCATCATCGTGTGGCGAACCTGCGCTCCGATGCTGTCCACAAGCTCACTACCGCCATCACCGCCGAGTACGGCACTGTCGTGGTCGAAGACCTCAACGTCGCCGGAATGCTGCGCAACCGACGGCTGGCACGCAAGATCGCTGATGCCGGTTTCGGGGAGATTCGACGACAAATCACCTACAAATCCGAGTGGAATAGCGGTGCGGTGCATGTCGCCGACCGTTGGTTCCCCTCGTCCAAGACCTGCTCGGGCTGTGGCGCGGTGAAAGCCAAGCTGCCGCTGCATGTCCGAGTGTTCACCTGCGACGAATGCCCGCTCGTGCTCGACCGGGACGTGAACGCCGCACGCAACCTCGCCGCGTTGGCGGCGCAGTGCACGACAGGTAGCGGAGTGGCCGCAGACCTGGGCGCGTCAGCGCCGAATCCTCGTGGAGCCGACCGTAAGACCCGCGCCACCGCCAGTAGCCGCACGGCTATCAGCGGGCGGGCTGGTGGCGAAACCCCGCAATCGCGGACACAAGCGAGAGACCGTCATCAGGACACCACGGCCCATGTGCCGCGGTGA
- a CDS encoding AAA family ATPase codes for MTALVKPDRVFDRDREWDGLVRFATSPSPDVRLGIVSGRRRQGKTFLLDALADVVGGFFFTATDATEVEALEGFGAAVAGHAGGGRYAFRDWDEALERLFAVVGDGLVVIDEFPYLTKASPSLPSVLQRALDPRGYARRAGSRVLLCGSAMSVMGRLLAGSAPLRGRASLELIVKPLGYRESARFWGIEDPRLAVLVHSIVGGTPAYRREFVAGDAPASLEDFDSWVLRTVLNPQVPLFREARYLLAEETEIRDVALYHAVLGAIAGGHTTRGGIANTIGRSSTDIGHPLSVLEDAQLVIREADPFNRGKSVYRVAEPLIVFYEAIMRREWTRLERGNPEAAWRNSRATFLSQVVGLHFEGICRDWAMSVGPEVFGELPGHVAAATVSDPRDKRQIQVDVAVLAPEETGRPRRILSLGEVKWDRTMTIGHVDRLRRARELLAAKGYDTSQTILTCYSGAGFDENLQAVGIGLEHRPKEVDGPMLVDLNTVYAVV; via the coding sequence ATGACTGCCTTGGTGAAGCCGGACCGGGTGTTCGACCGTGACCGCGAATGGGACGGATTGGTGCGGTTCGCGACGTCGCCGAGTCCGGATGTGCGGTTGGGGATTGTCAGCGGGCGGCGGCGGCAGGGCAAGACGTTCTTGCTGGATGCGTTGGCCGATGTCGTTGGGGGTTTCTTCTTCACGGCGACCGATGCGACGGAGGTCGAGGCGCTGGAGGGTTTCGGTGCGGCTGTGGCCGGGCATGCCGGTGGTGGCCGGTATGCGTTCCGGGATTGGGACGAGGCGTTGGAGCGGTTGTTCGCGGTGGTGGGGGATGGGCTGGTCGTCATCGATGAGTTTCCGTATCTGACCAAGGCCAGTCCGTCGTTGCCTTCGGTGTTGCAGCGTGCGCTCGACCCTCGCGGTTATGCGCGGCGGGCGGGTTCGCGGGTGTTGTTGTGTGGGTCGGCGATGTCGGTGATGGGGCGGTTGCTGGCCGGCAGTGCGCCGTTGCGTGGGCGGGCGAGTTTGGAGTTGATCGTCAAGCCGCTCGGTTATCGGGAGTCGGCACGGTTCTGGGGGATCGAGGATCCGCGGTTGGCGGTGTTGGTGCATTCGATCGTGGGTGGGACGCCGGCGTATCGGCGTGAGTTCGTCGCGGGTGATGCACCGGCGTCTCTGGAGGATTTCGATTCCTGGGTGTTGCGGACGGTGCTCAATCCGCAGGTGCCGCTGTTCCGCGAGGCGCGGTATCTGTTGGCTGAGGAGACCGAGATCCGGGACGTGGCGCTGTATCACGCGGTGCTGGGTGCGATCGCGGGTGGGCACACGACACGCGGTGGTATCGCGAACACCATCGGCCGCAGTTCCACCGACATCGGGCATCCGTTGTCGGTGCTCGAGGATGCTCAGCTGGTCATCCGAGAGGCGGATCCGTTCAATCGGGGTAAATCTGTGTATCGGGTGGCCGAGCCGCTGATCGTGTTCTACGAGGCGATCATGCGGCGGGAGTGGACCCGGTTGGAGCGTGGGAATCCCGAAGCGGCATGGCGTAATTCGCGTGCCACGTTCCTGTCGCAGGTGGTGGGCTTACATTTCGAGGGAATCTGCCGGGACTGGGCGATGTCGGTGGGGCCCGAGGTGTTCGGCGAGTTGCCCGGGCATGTGGCGGCCGCGACAGTCAGCGATCCGCGTGACAAGCGGCAGATTCAGGTCGATGTCGCGGTGCTGGCGCCAGAGGAGACCGGACGGCCGCGACGCATCCTGTCTCTGGGTGAGGTCAAATGGGACCGCACCATGACGATCGGGCATGTGGACCGCTTGCGGCGTGCGCGAGAATTATTGGCGGCCAAGGGATATGACACCAGCCAAACCATCCTGACCTGCTACAGCGGAGCGGGATTCGATGAGAACCTACAGGCTGTCGGCATCGGCCTCGAGCATCGGCCGAAGGAGGTCGACGGCCCCATGCTGGTCGACCTGAACACCGTCTACGCCGTGGTGTAG
- a CDS encoding SAM-dependent methyltransferase, with translation MTTANESAGETSAQWDIVTGVGLTALAVAAGRAMETHRDGGLVSDPYAEAFVQAAAPPIHVPTRLDAAERDPDMPWESMASYMGVRSRYFDDYFATMSTAGVSQMVLLAAGLDTRAFRLNWPEQTTVYELDAPKVLAFKDRVLLEQGARSRTRRRVVAVDLREEWTQPLRRAGFDPSRPSAWLAEGLLPFLPNAAKQRLLSAVDELAVAGSSIELEYIDDLGRLRRDPEFQQRWTHMAERTGLDFTQLWPDEEDFPVDTWLSEHGWTVTVERVSDVAQRYGAQFAEQTMFPTHAARFITARQSDKA, from the coding sequence ATGACAACCGCGAACGAGTCTGCGGGAGAAACGTCGGCGCAATGGGACATTGTCACCGGCGTGGGGTTGACCGCACTCGCGGTCGCGGCAGGCCGGGCGATGGAGACGCACCGCGACGGCGGGTTGGTGTCCGACCCCTATGCGGAAGCATTCGTGCAAGCGGCCGCCCCGCCGATTCACGTGCCGACCCGGTTGGACGCGGCCGAGCGCGATCCCGATATGCCCTGGGAGTCGATGGCCTCGTATATGGGAGTGCGGTCGCGGTACTTCGACGACTACTTCGCCACGATGTCGACGGCTGGGGTGTCCCAGATGGTTCTGCTCGCCGCGGGGTTGGACACCCGCGCATTCCGACTGAATTGGCCGGAGCAGACCACGGTCTATGAGCTGGATGCGCCGAAGGTGCTGGCGTTCAAGGACCGCGTCCTGCTCGAGCAGGGTGCGCGTTCCCGGACGCGACGGCGGGTGGTCGCGGTGGATTTGCGGGAGGAATGGACACAGCCGTTGCGACGGGCGGGTTTTGATCCGTCTCGGCCTTCGGCCTGGCTGGCCGAGGGGCTGTTGCCTTTTCTGCCGAACGCGGCGAAGCAACGCCTGCTGTCGGCGGTCGACGAACTCGCTGTCGCAGGCAGCAGCATCGAATTGGAGTACATCGACGATCTGGGCAGGCTGCGCCGCGATCCGGAATTCCAGCAGCGGTGGACCCACATGGCTGAGCGAACGGGCCTCGATTTCACCCAGCTGTGGCCGGACGAGGAGGACTTTCCCGTCGACACCTGGTTGAGCGAGCACGGGTGGACGGTGACGGTCGAGCGCGTCAGCGACGTGGCGCAGCGATATGGCGCACAGTTCGCGGAGCAGACGATGTTCCCGACTCACGCGGCTCGGTTCATCACGGCACGACAGTCCGACAAAGCGTAG
- a CDS encoding SDR family oxidoreductase, whose translation MTIDSKVVAITGASSGIGEATARHLASLGAAVVLGARRTDRLDRLVAEIEAAGGEAAATRVDVTHPDDLQSLVTLAVERFGRLDVLVGNAGISRISSVADLDVEGWSAMVDVNVKGILHGIAAALPVFRRQGSGHLVTVVSTSGLKIVPTQAVYAGTKNAVRTLLEGLRQESTDGVLRTTSISPGYVRTELVDNAVDDPAVREQARQNMADLGIDPTAVARAIAFVIDQPDDVEIGDLTIRPTRQG comes from the coding sequence ATGACCATCGACAGCAAGGTTGTCGCCATCACCGGCGCCAGCAGTGGAATTGGTGAAGCAACAGCTCGCCATCTCGCCTCACTCGGTGCGGCCGTCGTCCTCGGCGCCCGCCGCACCGACCGGCTGGACCGGCTGGTTGCCGAGATCGAAGCCGCCGGCGGCGAGGCGGCCGCCACGCGCGTGGATGTCACCCATCCCGACGACCTCCAGTCGCTCGTCACCCTTGCCGTCGAGCGCTTCGGTCGTCTGGACGTCTTGGTGGGCAACGCTGGGATCAGCAGGATCAGCTCCGTTGCCGACCTGGACGTCGAGGGCTGGTCGGCGATGGTCGATGTGAACGTCAAGGGGATTCTGCATGGGATCGCCGCGGCCCTACCAGTGTTCCGCCGTCAGGGCAGTGGTCACCTCGTCACTGTCGTCTCGACCTCCGGTCTGAAGATCGTCCCCACCCAGGCGGTGTACGCCGGGACGAAGAACGCGGTACGCACCCTCCTGGAGGGCCTGCGGCAGGAGAGTACCGACGGGGTTCTGCGGACGACGTCGATCTCCCCGGGCTACGTCCGCACCGAACTTGTTGACAACGCCGTCGACGATCCGGCCGTGCGCGAGCAGGCCAGGCAGAACATGGCCGATCTCGGTATCGACCCCACGGCGGTGGCTCGGGCGATTGCATTCGTGATCGACCAACCCGACGACGTCGAAATCGGGGACCTGACTATTCGACCGACTCGCCAGGGCTGA
- a CDS encoding GtrA family protein — MLRTEWLDRLARVIQYLRGDHTFAQLIRFALVGGASNIAYVLLFMAINGIGPLVANIAGSILSTVIANELHRQLTFHAVGRVGWFTAQWEGGGLALIGLLISTAALAGLEFWAPGLGATAQAGAVIAIMAAVGGIRFLALRGFVF; from the coding sequence ATGCTGCGCACAGAATGGCTCGACCGACTCGCCCGCGTGATCCAGTATCTGCGCGGTGATCACACCTTCGCCCAGCTGATCCGCTTCGCCCTGGTCGGCGGCGCCAGCAACATTGCCTATGTCCTGCTGTTCATGGCCATCAACGGCATCGGCCCGCTGGTCGCCAATATCGCCGGCTCGATCCTCAGCACCGTGATCGCAAACGAACTGCACCGCCAGCTCACCTTCCACGCGGTCGGACGGGTCGGCTGGTTCACCGCACAGTGGGAAGGCGGCGGGCTGGCGCTGATCGGCCTGCTGATCAGCACGGCGGCGCTGGCCGGTCTCGAGTTCTGGGCACCCGGCCTCGGCGCGACCGCACAGGCGGGCGCCGTGATCGCCATCATGGCGGCCGTCGGCGGTATCCGCTTCCTGGCGCTGCGCGGCTTCGTCTTCTGA
- a CDS encoding MerR family transcriptional regulator, whose protein sequence is MLIGEVARRSGVSARMLRHYDTLGLVRPTGRTVGGYREYSPEDIRRIFHVEGLRSLGLSLSQIGRALDEAGFTPSTLVGDLIRKTEERLNREQELLERLRTVDAAEPSGWQDVLRIVELLHGLGSQSAARRLQAVLAPAEGVSVPAEMLAEAVLTESDPNVAGALRWALARAGGDGVASVASGMASEDVDVRRRVVLALAELPGDEATVVLTDALGDPDTTTRRHAALALGARGVTQAVPELVGTVLTGPNDVEAAELLGTLAQDAKWADRIMSALVYGLTAHAADSAVRMRLTQALAEMPGTTALDTLRQLSRDDDRAVALIASALVEKLEKRLDDELGQP, encoded by the coding sequence GTGCTGATCGGCGAGGTGGCGCGCCGCTCAGGGGTCAGCGCCCGGATGCTCAGGCACTACGACACCCTCGGGCTGGTACGACCGACCGGTCGCACCGTGGGTGGCTACCGGGAATATTCCCCGGAAGACATCCGGCGGATCTTCCACGTGGAGGGGCTGCGGTCCCTGGGGCTGTCGCTGAGCCAAATCGGACGCGCTCTCGACGAGGCCGGATTCACCCCGTCCACACTGGTCGGCGATCTCATCCGAAAGACCGAGGAACGACTGAACCGGGAGCAAGAACTCCTCGAGCGGCTTCGTACGGTCGATGCGGCCGAGCCCTCCGGCTGGCAAGACGTCCTGCGCATCGTCGAGCTCCTGCACGGACTCGGTTCGCAGAGCGCCGCCCGGCGGCTGCAAGCCGTCCTGGCCCCGGCCGAGGGCGTGTCGGTGCCCGCCGAGATGCTGGCCGAGGCGGTCCTCACCGAATCCGATCCGAACGTTGCCGGGGCCCTGCGGTGGGCCCTCGCGCGGGCCGGCGGCGACGGTGTGGCGAGCGTGGCATCCGGCATGGCCTCAGAAGACGTCGACGTCCGGCGGCGTGTGGTCCTGGCGCTCGCCGAGCTACCCGGCGACGAGGCGACCGTGGTGCTCACGGATGCGCTCGGGGACCCGGACACGACGACCCGCAGACATGCTGCTCTCGCACTGGGTGCGCGGGGCGTGACCCAAGCTGTGCCGGAACTTGTGGGCACGGTACTAACGGGCCCGAACGATGTCGAGGCGGCCGAGCTCTTGGGAACGTTGGCGCAGGACGCGAAGTGGGCGGATCGGATCATGAGTGCGCTGGTCTACGGACTGACCGCACACGCAGCGGACTCGGCAGTACGGATGCGACTGACCCAGGCACTCGCCGAGATGCCAGGAACCACCGCGCTGGATACCCTGCGGCAACTGTCCCGCGACGACGATCGAGCCGTGGCCCTCATCGCCTCGGCCCTCGTGGAAAAGCTCGAAAAACGGCTGGACGACGAGCTGGGGCAGCCCTAG
- a CDS encoding HEAT repeat domain-containing protein, translated as MRLLDALAAGNSSTRLEAAMAAGTHPEPGFVDALVERCAIEPDFFVRDMLTWALTRLPSQITVPKLRAELRSEHAQARSQALHTLSKIGDPDAWPAITRSLLHDADDEVARSAWRAAVVLVPDGKKHWLAAELALQFGRGDREVRLSLSRALVALGDVVEPVLRTAMASHDPTVRAHASATERLLRDPDAGFDLAADEARRVVALGPDREEKTAC; from the coding sequence ATGCGACTGCTCGACGCATTGGCGGCTGGGAACTCATCGACACGGCTCGAGGCGGCCATGGCAGCCGGCACGCATCCCGAGCCCGGTTTCGTCGATGCGCTCGTAGAGCGGTGCGCGATCGAGCCGGACTTCTTCGTGCGCGACATGCTCACATGGGCGCTTACCCGTCTCCCGTCGCAGATCACGGTTCCGAAACTCCGCGCGGAACTGCGTTCCGAGCACGCTCAGGCACGGAGCCAAGCGTTGCACACCCTGTCCAAGATCGGGGACCCGGACGCCTGGCCAGCGATCACACGGTCGTTGCTGCACGACGCCGATGACGAGGTCGCGCGGAGTGCATGGCGCGCTGCCGTCGTTCTCGTGCCCGACGGGAAGAAGCATTGGCTGGCCGCGGAACTGGCCCTGCAGTTCGGCCGCGGTGACCGGGAGGTCCGGCTGAGTCTGAGCCGTGCGCTCGTCGCGCTCGGCGACGTGGTCGAGCCGGTCCTTCGGACGGCGATGGCAAGTCACGACCCGACGGTGCGGGCGCATGCGAGCGCCACGGAGCGGCTCCTGCGCGACCCGGATGCCGGATTCGACCTCGCCGCCGATGAGGCAAGACGGGTCGTCGCGCTCGGTCCGGACCGGGAGGAGAAAACCGCGTGCTGA
- a CDS encoding VOC family protein, protein MACRISELVIDTTDPDRLAAFWSKVLGYVELGREDDGSIEIGPPDAGFGGPQPTLILIPSSNPRTGKLRLHIDVNPTDRDQDAELERLLALGARPVDVGQTSTDNWHVLADPEGNEFCLLHARLQPL, encoded by the coding sequence ATGGCATGCCGCATCAGTGAGCTGGTCATCGACACCACCGACCCCGACCGGCTCGCCGCATTCTGGAGCAAGGTCCTCGGCTATGTCGAACTCGGCCGGGAGGACGACGGAAGCATCGAGATCGGGCCGCCCGACGCCGGCTTCGGCGGCCCGCAGCCCACCCTCATCCTCATCCCCAGCAGCAACCCGCGGACCGGAAAACTCCGACTGCACATCGATGTCAACCCCACCGACCGCGACCAGGACGCCGAGTTGGAGCGGCTGCTCGCTCTCGGCGCCAGGCCCGTCGACGTCGGCCAAACCAGCACCGACAACTGGCACGTCCTAGCCGACCCAGAAGGCAACGAATTCTGCCTCCTGCACGCCCGGCTCCAGCCCCTCTGA
- a CDS encoding alpha/beta hydrolase, whose protein sequence is MQFTSEQRLDDGILEREFTLGEIPGILWTPASASAPAPLILVGHPGGLHMMYPRLVARARHAAAQGYAAATIELPGSGDRPRSAAAEQARADLRRALEAGEPVNDEIVDRLVLPLVEKAVPEWRTTLDALLSLPEIGGPVGYSGGVIAIGLRLAVVEPRISAALLFAGSFVPRTMFEEARQVTIPLQVLLQWDDEGNDRQLALDLFDAFGSKEKTLHANMGGHTGVPQFEGDAGNRFFARHLK, encoded by the coding sequence ATGCAATTCACTTCTGAACAGCGCCTCGACGACGGCATCCTCGAGCGCGAATTCACCCTCGGCGAGATCCCCGGCATCCTGTGGACGCCCGCATCCGCATCCGCACCGGCGCCGCTGATCCTGGTCGGCCACCCCGGCGGACTGCACATGATGTACCCCCGACTGGTGGCCCGGGCCCGGCACGCCGCGGCGCAGGGATACGCCGCGGCCACCATCGAGCTCCCCGGGAGCGGTGACCGGCCCCGTTCGGCCGCCGCCGAGCAGGCCCGCGCCGACTTGCGCCGGGCGCTGGAGGCCGGTGAGCCGGTCAACGACGAGATCGTCGACCGGCTCGTCCTCCCGCTGGTCGAAAAGGCGGTCCCGGAATGGCGGACCACCCTGGACGCCCTCCTTTCGCTGCCCGAGATCGGCGGCCCGGTCGGGTATTCGGGAGGGGTGATCGCCATCGGCCTCCGGCTGGCGGTGGTCGAGCCGCGCATCTCGGCCGCCCTTCTGTTCGCCGGGAGTTTCGTGCCCCGCACCATGTTCGAGGAGGCCCGGCAGGTCACCATTCCGCTGCAGGTCCTGCTGCAGTGGGACGACGAAGGAAACGACCGGCAACTGGCCCTGGACCTGTTCGACGCCTTCGGCTCCAAGGAGAAGACGCTGCACGCCAATATGGGCGGGCACACCGGTGTCCCGCAGTTCGAGGGGGACGCCGGGAACCGGTTCTTCGCCCGCCACCTGAAGTGA
- a CDS encoding VOC family protein, with the protein MCVSDRTKAVQWYGAFFGRPADEVIGEEYLWQVGENAWIVIDDRDVRAERVGGAMITFGVTDLDDVLARLAAHGIGHEPVETYSNGVRHVEVLDPDGNSLSLAEAPAQ; encoded by the coding sequence ATGTGCGTGAGTGATCGGACCAAGGCGGTGCAGTGGTACGGGGCGTTCTTCGGGCGCCCGGCGGACGAGGTCATCGGCGAGGAGTACCTGTGGCAGGTCGGTGAGAATGCGTGGATCGTCATCGACGATCGGGATGTGCGGGCCGAGCGGGTGGGCGGGGCGATGATCACGTTCGGTGTGACCGACCTCGACGACGTCCTGGCCCGTCTCGCCGCGCACGGCATCGGCCACGAGCCGGTGGAGACCTACAGCAACGGCGTGCGCCACGTCGAAGTGCTGGACCCGGACGGGAACAGTCTGTCGCTAGCCGAGGCGCCCGCCCAGTAA
- a CDS encoding AAA family ATPase — MATFDRTSSLYYRWARGPVKVALDRVVAISAGNGVVVVCGFPGSGKSTAAAYLAARWHASVLDKDSFAPRLEQDVMRALGGDSFDRDSDLYRSVVSPGIYDGLVRTGLGIGLRHSVVLDAPFLSVIRHAGDTGVSLARHLRMRVSAPESLAVHTVWIDSPAARIRERMIARGAERDAPKLADWDGYRSKVLDSGLREIAHAVVDFVIDN, encoded by the coding sequence GTGGCGACCTTCGACCGCACCAGCAGCCTGTACTACCGCTGGGCGCGTGGGCCCGTGAAAGTCGCATTGGATCGCGTTGTGGCGATCTCGGCCGGAAACGGCGTCGTGGTTGTGTGTGGTTTTCCTGGTTCGGGGAAGTCCACGGCCGCAGCGTATCTCGCTGCGCGGTGGCATGCGAGCGTGTTGGACAAGGACAGTTTCGCGCCGCGCCTCGAGCAGGACGTGATGCGGGCTCTGGGTGGTGATTCGTTCGACCGCGACAGCGATCTCTACCGGTCAGTGGTGTCTCCCGGTATCTACGACGGGCTGGTCCGTACCGGGCTCGGGATCGGCCTCCGGCATTCGGTGGTGTTGGACGCACCGTTTCTTTCGGTGATCCGACACGCGGGCGATACCGGCGTTTCACTGGCACGGCATCTGCGGATGAGGGTATCGGCACCGGAATCGCTTGCGGTGCACACGGTGTGGATCGACAGCCCGGCCGCGCGGATCAGGGAACGTATGATCGCTCGCGGTGCCGAGCGCGACGCGCCGAAACTCGCCGACTGGGATGGCTATCGGTCGAAGGTTCTCGACAGCGGTCTGCGCGAGATCGCGCACGCCGTCGTGGATTTCGTCATCGACAACTGA
- a CDS encoding phosphotransferase — translation MGEIVGTAHRILWNELPEQVRAEIEYRLGARVRSAASQTGGFSHGMAARLLLDDGRRAFAKAINGDDDLSGMYRTEARSAARLPRTVPTPSVQFTVDIAGWFIVVFDDVDGRHPRLDRPTELGAVLAAVERLATALTPSPLPDVPTIADDYGPRLNCWRRFAGHGPPSDLDSWTLSNLDRLAELESTWSEPAAGDTLLNTDLRPDNMLLRADGAVAVIDWAWPCRGAAWIDLVSLAPSIAASGVDPDPILAAHPSTGDADPAAIDAFICALVGYWENNSRLPAPPRSPKLRRYQAHSAQVSLAWLKRRLVWP, via the coding sequence ATGGGCGAGATCGTGGGCACCGCGCACCGAATCCTGTGGAACGAACTGCCGGAGCAGGTACGCGCCGAGATCGAGTACCGCCTCGGTGCCCGGGTTCGCTCGGCCGCCTCTCAAACGGGCGGGTTCAGCCACGGCATGGCCGCGCGACTGCTGTTGGATGACGGCCGCCGGGCTTTCGCGAAAGCGATCAACGGCGACGACGACCTGTCGGGCATGTACCGGACCGAGGCACGGTCCGCGGCACGGTTACCGCGCACGGTACCGACTCCGTCGGTCCAGTTCACTGTCGATATCGCGGGATGGTTCATCGTGGTGTTCGACGACGTCGATGGCCGCCATCCTCGACTCGATCGGCCGACCGAACTGGGGGCGGTCCTCGCCGCGGTCGAGCGGCTGGCCACCGCGCTGACGCCCAGCCCTCTGCCCGATGTACCCACGATCGCCGACGATTACGGACCGCGCCTGAACTGCTGGCGGCGATTTGCCGGGCATGGCCCGCCCTCCGACCTCGACAGCTGGACGCTGAGCAACCTCGACCGGTTGGCCGAGTTGGAATCGACCTGGTCCGAGCCCGCCGCCGGCGACACCTTGCTAAACACTGACCTGCGTCCGGACAATATGCTGCTGCGCGCCGACGGGGCTGTGGCGGTGATCGACTGGGCGTGGCCGTGCCGAGGCGCAGCCTGGATCGACCTCGTCTCGCTGGCACCATCGATCGCGGCCAGCGGAGTCGACCCGGATCCGATCCTCGCCGCACATCCTTCAACTGGTGATGCCGATCCAGCCGCCATAGACGCGTTCATCTGCGCGCTGGTCGGCTACTGGGAGAACAACAGCCGCCTACCCGCCCCACCGCGATCACCGAAACTCCGCCGCTACCAAGCACACTCGGCACAGGTGTCACTAGCATGGTTGAAGCGACGACTGGTATGGCCGTAG